A region from the Candidatus Baltobacteraceae bacterium genome encodes:
- the rplT gene encoding 50S ribosomal protein L20, which translates to MARVKRGVHGLKHRRKVMKLAKGFRAARRRNYRVANEALLKSLAYAFRDRRVRKRDFRSLWISRINAAVRREGMTYSVFMNGLKKSGVTLNRKALSELAIKDRAAFGSLLEIAKQAVRK; encoded by the coding sequence ATGGCACGCGTCAAACGTGGTGTACACGGGCTCAAACACCGCCGCAAGGTGATGAAGCTCGCCAAGGGCTTTCGCGCGGCTCGCCGCCGCAACTATCGGGTCGCGAACGAAGCGCTGCTCAAGTCGCTGGCATACGCGTTTCGCGATCGCCGCGTCCGCAAGCGCGACTTTCGCTCGCTGTGGATCAGCCGCATCAATGCAGCCGTCCGCCGCGAGGGGATGACCTACTCGGTCTTCATGAACGGCTTGAAGAAGTCGGGCGTCACGCTCAACCGCAAAGCGCTCTCGGAGCTGGCGATCAAGGATCGCGCGGCTTTCGGTTCGCTGCTCGAGATCGCGAAACAAGCCGTCAGAAAATAG
- a CDS encoding AMP-binding protein, with product MADPRASFRWAVPESFNFARDVIDRLALGNRPGLLFISAEGAKRWYSFAEIAEQSQRYAAALLDRGVERGGRVIVALPKIPQWIFTMLALDRLGAVSIPGPEQLRAKDWTFRANHAEAVAMIGDAANLTELQGARDAAATVRTGFVVRGAVDGWLDLDALAAGSKPFAGVETRADEWAYIVYTSGTTKDPKGVIHDHAYTYAKRMQAQFWLDCTPADLVWCTASTGWAKSLWNVLLGPWSHGSTIVLHEGAFDPPVRMDLLQSLDVTILCQAPTEYRLEAKLADLGSRWKLPKLRHCVSAGEPLNPEVIARWKDAFGLEILDGYGQTENTLLVANLYGDRVRPGSMGRPTPGHDVTVIDEDGRECKTDETGDIALRGTPPSLFKGYLKNPEETAKCYRNGFYLTGDRAYVDDDGYFWFVGRADDVISSGAYRIGPFEVESALLEHPAVAESAVVGSPDPDRGNIVKAFVVLRAGHDGNDALVRELQEHCKRVTAPYKYPREIEFVKELPKTRSGKIRRVELRQLELERKGATRASGYL from the coding sequence ATGGCTGATCCGCGCGCATCGTTTCGTTGGGCCGTTCCGGAGAGCTTCAACTTTGCGCGGGACGTGATCGACCGGCTCGCACTCGGGAACCGGCCGGGGCTGCTCTTCATCTCTGCCGAAGGTGCGAAACGCTGGTATTCCTTCGCGGAAATCGCGGAGCAATCGCAGCGTTACGCCGCCGCACTGCTCGATCGCGGCGTCGAGCGCGGCGGACGCGTGATCGTGGCGCTGCCCAAGATTCCGCAATGGATCTTCACGATGCTCGCGCTCGACCGGCTCGGTGCCGTTTCCATTCCCGGGCCGGAGCAACTGCGCGCAAAAGATTGGACGTTTCGCGCCAATCACGCCGAGGCCGTCGCCATGATCGGCGACGCGGCGAATCTCACCGAACTACAGGGCGCGCGCGACGCGGCGGCGACGGTGCGAACCGGATTCGTCGTGCGCGGCGCGGTCGACGGATGGCTCGATCTCGACGCGCTTGCTGCCGGGTCGAAACCCTTTGCCGGCGTGGAAACGCGCGCCGATGAGTGGGCCTACATCGTCTACACCAGCGGAACGACCAAGGATCCCAAGGGTGTCATTCACGATCACGCGTACACCTATGCCAAGCGCATGCAGGCGCAGTTCTGGCTCGATTGCACGCCGGCGGATCTGGTGTGGTGCACCGCCTCGACCGGTTGGGCGAAGTCGCTATGGAACGTGCTGCTCGGGCCGTGGTCGCACGGCAGTACGATCGTGTTGCACGAAGGAGCATTCGATCCGCCGGTGCGGATGGATCTTCTGCAGTCGCTCGACGTGACGATCCTCTGTCAGGCGCCGACCGAATACCGCCTCGAAGCAAAGCTCGCCGATCTGGGCTCGCGATGGAAGCTGCCGAAACTGCGTCACTGCGTGAGCGCCGGCGAACCGCTCAACCCCGAAGTGATCGCGCGCTGGAAGGATGCATTTGGTCTGGAGATTCTCGACGGCTACGGTCAGACCGAGAACACGCTTCTGGTCGCCAATCTGTACGGCGATCGCGTGCGTCCCGGATCGATGGGCCGTCCGACGCCCGGTCACGACGTGACGGTGATCGACGAAGACGGCCGCGAATGTAAAACGGACGAGACCGGCGACATCGCGCTGCGCGGCACACCGCCCTCGCTTTTCAAAGGCTATCTGAAGAATCCCGAAGAGACCGCGAAGTGCTATCGCAACGGATTCTATCTGACCGGCGATCGCGCATACGTCGACGACGACGGTTATTTCTGGTTCGTCGGACGTGCCGACGACGTGATCAGCTCGGGTGCGTATCGCATCGGACCGTTCGAGGTGGAGAGCGCGCTGCTCGAACATCCGGCGGTGGCGGAGTCGGCGGTCGTGGGCAGCCCCGACCCGGATCGCGGCAACATCGTGAAGGCGTTCGTCGTGCTTCGCGCCGGACACGACGGAAACGACGCGCTCGTTCGCGAGCTGCAGGAACACTGCAAACGCGTCACCGCACCCTACAAATATCCGCGCGAGATCGAATTCGTCAAGGAATTGCCGAAGACGCGCTCGGGAAAGATTCGCCGCGTCGAACTGCGCCAGCTCGAACTCGAGCGCAAAGGCGCGACCCGCGCCAGCGGCTATCTGTAA
- a CDS encoding type II toxin-antitoxin system VapC family toxin has translation MIVVDASIAVDWYTDPTAAVPNAAFYEAIVSGAAVPGNFHGEAVQALLRAVRTGRMREVEMEANVADLDGLEFEVEFPPLGMVAHIAQKHELSAYDAAYIAVAKFRGIKLITRDAKLAKAAKAEGCLWTPPPPEEVEKKFSLLLAG, from the coding sequence ATGATCGTCGTAGACGCCTCGATTGCGGTTGACTGGTATACCGATCCCACTGCCGCGGTACCGAATGCCGCGTTCTATGAGGCGATCGTGAGCGGAGCGGCTGTGCCGGGAAATTTCCACGGCGAGGCGGTGCAGGCGTTGCTGCGCGCCGTGCGGACAGGCCGTATGCGAGAGGTCGAGATGGAAGCCAACGTTGCGGACCTCGACGGACTGGAATTCGAGGTGGAGTTCCCTCCCCTGGGGATGGTCGCTCATATCGCGCAAAAGCACGAACTGAGCGCATACGACGCTGCCTATATTGCGGTCGCGAAATTCCGCGGAATCAAACTCATCACACGCGATGCGAAGCTCGCGAAAGCTGCGAAGGCGGAGGGCTGTTTATGGACGCCGCCGCCCCCGGAGGAAGTCGAGAAGAAGTTTAGTTTGCTTCTAGCGGGCTAG
- a CDS encoding NAD(P)-dependent oxidoreductase — protein MHDLGASIHKPLTDLEVKLEANRCLYCYDAPCMNACPTHIDVASFIAKIAQGNLRGSARDILSANPMGASCARVCPTSELCEGACVYTKDDSPIRIGDLQRYALDVLMRSGEQLFTPGEPTGKHVAIVGGGPAGLSAARDLRLAGHAVTIFEAREMLGGLNTFGIVPFRLSNEVALWEAQQIVELGVHVRCGTRVGPDVAVESLLTEYDAVILAVGMGSVPALGIEGEELAWDALDFIERAKLGGEVEALGDHVAVIGAGNTAIDALTCAKRLGAKRVTMFYRRGEEHMTAYDFEYEFAKAEGIEFRFYCTPLRITGSNGRADSVTFVRTELRAGRLTTVDDVEFTEPVTVVISAIGQSRLEATLRAFGIQTDGGVVRVDDALRTTRAGVFAAGDCTYSKGVREAMVVEAAEQGKLAARSVDRYLREKAA, from the coding sequence ATGCACGATCTCGGCGCCTCGATCCACAAACCGCTCACCGACTTGGAGGTCAAGCTCGAAGCGAACCGCTGCCTCTATTGTTACGATGCGCCGTGCATGAACGCGTGCCCGACGCACATCGACGTCGCCTCGTTCATCGCCAAGATCGCGCAGGGAAACCTGCGCGGCAGCGCGCGCGATATTCTCAGCGCGAATCCGATGGGCGCGAGCTGCGCCCGCGTTTGCCCGACCAGCGAGCTCTGCGAGGGCGCATGCGTGTATACGAAAGACGATTCGCCGATCCGCATCGGCGATCTGCAACGCTACGCCCTCGATGTGCTGATGCGCAGCGGCGAGCAGCTCTTCACGCCGGGCGAGCCGACGGGCAAGCACGTGGCGATCGTCGGCGGCGGCCCGGCCGGCCTCTCGGCCGCACGCGATCTGCGGCTCGCTGGGCATGCGGTCACGATCTTCGAGGCGCGCGAAATGCTGGGCGGCCTCAATACGTTCGGCATCGTGCCGTTTCGTCTCTCGAACGAGGTTGCGCTGTGGGAGGCACAGCAAATCGTGGAGTTGGGCGTGCACGTGCGCTGCGGTACGCGTGTCGGTCCCGATGTCGCGGTCGAGTCGCTGTTGACCGAGTACGACGCGGTGATTTTGGCCGTCGGCATGGGCAGCGTGCCTGCACTCGGCATCGAGGGTGAAGAGCTCGCGTGGGACGCGCTCGATTTCATCGAGCGCGCGAAGCTCGGAGGCGAGGTCGAGGCGCTCGGCGATCACGTGGCGGTGATCGGCGCCGGCAATACCGCGATCGACGCCCTTACCTGTGCCAAGCGGCTCGGTGCGAAGCGCGTGACGATGTTCTACCGGCGCGGCGAGGAGCACATGACCGCGTACGATTTCGAATACGAATTCGCCAAAGCGGAGGGCATCGAGTTTCGCTTCTACTGTACGCCGTTACGGATCACCGGTTCGAATGGACGCGCCGATTCGGTGACGTTCGTGCGCACCGAGTTGCGAGCCGGACGGCTGACGACGGTCGACGACGTCGAGTTCACCGAACCGGTGACGGTGGTGATCAGTGCGATCGGTCAGTCGCGTTTGGAAGCGACGCTGCGCGCCTTCGGCATCCAGACCGACGGCGGCGTGGTGCGCGTCGACGATGCGCTGCGCACGACGCGGGCCGGCGTCTTTGCCGCAGGCGACTGCACCTATTCCAAGGGCGTGCGCGAAGCGATGGTGGTCGAAGCCGCCGAACAGGGGAAGCTCGCGGCGCGCAGCGTCGATCGCTACCTGCGCGAAAAGGCGGCGTAG
- a CDS encoding alpha/beta fold hydrolase has translation MIVVHFSAMHRISAPTLEAIERLRSRDHDRVSDAGRTKLLLYDEVRPLAVVLFHGLSASPTQFTRFADELYARGANVIVPRLPRHGHRDRLSPALARLKADDLRDIARESAELAQGLGERVVVAGFSLGGLLATWVAQRYPVDRAVAIAPFFGMWWLPTILTAPFAEILLKLPNIFAWWNPLVRERQQPEHGYPRYASHAIAESLRVAGEVFAHADEAFAAHELILVTNAAETGVNNRAVRRLRARLRAPKTGRLEHVVLRGIPPSHDIIEPLRHRDVASRVLPELLDILTRSLGKC, from the coding sequence ATGATAGTGGTACACTTTTCTGCAATGCACCGGATATCCGCTCCGACACTCGAGGCAATCGAACGATTGCGCTCCCGCGACCACGATCGCGTGAGCGATGCAGGGCGTACGAAGCTCCTGCTCTATGACGAGGTGCGGCCGCTGGCGGTCGTGCTCTTTCACGGGCTCTCGGCAAGTCCGACGCAATTTACGCGTTTCGCCGACGAATTGTATGCGCGCGGCGCAAACGTCATCGTGCCGCGCCTGCCTCGCCACGGACATCGCGATCGCTTGAGCCCCGCGCTCGCGCGACTGAAAGCCGACGACCTGCGGGACATTGCGCGCGAAAGCGCCGAACTCGCGCAAGGTTTGGGCGAGCGCGTCGTCGTCGCCGGCTTTTCGCTCGGCGGTCTACTGGCGACCTGGGTTGCGCAGCGCTATCCGGTCGATCGCGCCGTCGCCATCGCCCCCTTTTTCGGCATGTGGTGGCTGCCGACGATCCTCACCGCGCCGTTCGCCGAGATTTTACTGAAATTGCCCAATATTTTCGCCTGGTGGAACCCGCTGGTGCGCGAGCGCCAGCAGCCCGAGCACGGCTATCCGCGCTATGCGTCGCACGCGATCGCAGAATCGCTCCGGGTGGCCGGCGAGGTCTTTGCGCACGCCGATGAAGCGTTCGCGGCGCACGAACTGATTCTGGTGACGAATGCCGCGGAAACCGGCGTGAACAACCGCGCCGTCCGCCGTTTGCGAGCTCGGCTGCGCGCGCCGAAAACCGGAAGGCTCGAGCACGTCGTGCTGCGCGGAATTCCGCCCTCCCACGACATCATCGAGCCGCTCCGCCATCGCGATGTCGCGAGCCGGGTCCTCCCCGAATTGCTTGATATACTTACCAGATCGCTTGGTAAATGCTAG
- the rocD gene encoding ornithine--oxo-acid transaminase, giving the protein MRTNSEATQSYVDLDEKYGAQNYSPLDLVVEHAEGVWLYDVDGKRYLDCISAYSAVNQGHCHPRIYAAVVAQASKLSLTSRALRNARMGRFLKKLTALTGFDRALLMNTGVEAVETAIKLARRWGYEQKGIPDDAAEVIVFANNFHGRTMTAISASTNPGYRRHFGPFTPGFVFVEYGNAEALERAITPNTCAILIEPIQGEGGVIVPREGFLKRAWALCREHKVLFAADEIQTGLGRTGDLFACDFDNIKPDLLILGKALGGGYYPISAVLANKTIMSLFRPGDHGSTFGGNPLACAIGEAALDVIVDEKLASRARYAGAKVLQGIRAAASPAIKEVRGRGLLIGIELTIPAKKLVEALLERGIAAKDTQENVLRIAPPLVIDDAAIDFLLTNYREAVRTV; this is encoded by the coding sequence ATGCGCACCAATTCCGAGGCAACGCAATCGTACGTCGATCTCGACGAGAAATACGGCGCTCAAAACTACAGCCCGCTCGACTTGGTGGTCGAGCACGCCGAGGGCGTGTGGCTGTACGACGTCGACGGGAAGCGCTACCTCGATTGTATCAGCGCGTATTCGGCCGTGAACCAAGGTCACTGCCATCCGCGAATCTACGCTGCCGTGGTTGCGCAGGCGTCGAAACTCTCCTTGACCTCACGCGCCTTGCGCAACGCGCGCATGGGACGCTTTTTGAAGAAGCTCACCGCCTTGACCGGCTTCGATCGCGCGCTGCTGATGAATACCGGCGTCGAAGCCGTCGAAACGGCGATCAAACTCGCGCGCCGTTGGGGCTACGAGCAGAAGGGCATCCCCGACGACGCTGCCGAGGTCATCGTTTTCGCTAACAATTTTCACGGCCGCACGATGACCGCGATCAGCGCCAGCACCAATCCCGGCTACCGCCGGCACTTCGGGCCGTTTACGCCGGGATTCGTATTCGTGGAGTACGGCAACGCCGAAGCGCTCGAACGCGCGATCACCCCGAATACGTGCGCGATTCTCATCGAACCGATCCAAGGGGAGGGCGGCGTCATCGTTCCGCGCGAGGGCTTTCTCAAGCGCGCGTGGGCCCTCTGCCGCGAGCACAAGGTGCTCTTTGCCGCCGACGAGATTCAAACCGGCCTGGGTCGCACCGGCGATCTGTTCGCCTGCGACTTCGACAATATCAAACCCGACTTGCTCATTCTCGGGAAGGCGCTCGGCGGCGGCTACTATCCGATCTCGGCGGTGCTCGCGAACAAAACGATCATGTCGCTGTTCAGACCCGGCGATCACGGCAGCACGTTCGGCGGCAATCCGCTGGCGTGCGCAATCGGCGAAGCCGCGCTCGACGTCATCGTCGACGAAAAGCTCGCTTCGCGCGCACGCTATGCCGGCGCGAAGGTGCTGCAAGGGATTCGCGCCGCCGCCTCTCCGGCGATCAAGGAGGTGCGCGGGCGCGGCCTGCTGATCGGAATCGAGCTCACGATACCGGCGAAGAAATTGGTCGAAGCGCTGCTCGAGCGCGGCATCGCAGCCAAGGATACGCAGGAGAACGTGCTGCGCATCGCACCGCCGCTGGTGATCGACGACGCCGCGATCGATTTCTTGCTCACCAACTACCGCGAAGCAGTCCGCACGGTGTAA
- a CDS encoding RNA polymerase sigma factor, protein MRSIPPHDLIEGAQRGGPVEIERLIEAIWPDAYRLAYAILGERTGAEDVAQEACVVAYRTISSLRSAAAFRVWFYRIVVRRASELKRRRARGEPIVAEPASDADCSDTIDIWRALAALPRTLRDVVVLHYFEGLTSREIASILCAPEGTVRFRLMIAKRRLRPLLAEDPDTLRSDREVQPNGI, encoded by the coding sequence ATGAGGAGCATCCCTCCGCACGACCTTATCGAGGGCGCCCAGCGCGGCGGACCGGTGGAAATCGAGCGGCTGATCGAAGCGATATGGCCCGACGCCTATCGGCTGGCCTATGCGATCCTCGGCGAACGAACGGGCGCCGAAGACGTCGCGCAAGAGGCCTGCGTTGTTGCTTATCGCACGATCTCGTCGCTGCGCAGCGCGGCGGCGTTTCGCGTCTGGTTCTACCGGATCGTGGTTCGCCGGGCGTCGGAGCTCAAACGGCGGCGCGCTCGCGGCGAGCCGATCGTCGCCGAACCGGCGAGCGACGCCGATTGTAGCGACACGATTGATATTTGGCGTGCTCTTGCCGCGCTACCGCGCACATTGCGCGATGTCGTGGTGCTCCATTACTTCGAAGGCCTCACCAGCCGCGAGATCGCGTCGATATTGTGCGCACCCGAGGGCACGGTACGCTTCCGGCTCATGATCGCCAAGCGGCGCTTACGACCGCTGCTAGCCGAGGACCCCGATACATTACGCTCGGATCGCGAGGTACAACCGAATGGAATCTGA
- a CDS encoding type II toxin-antitoxin system Phd/YefM family antitoxin, which translates to MKSVGIFDAKTRLSELVAEAEKGERITITRNGIPAAVLIPVEAEEARLQRARRIYASIRRRAEEVAQRNGGGIPWEEVKAWIDEGRP; encoded by the coding sequence ATGAAATCCGTCGGAATTTTTGATGCCAAGACGCGCCTCTCGGAGCTCGTCGCAGAGGCGGAGAAGGGTGAGCGGATCACCATCACCCGGAACGGCATCCCTGCCGCGGTACTCATCCCGGTGGAGGCCGAGGAGGCGCGATTGCAGCGTGCCCGGAGAATTTATGCGTCCATTAGGCGGCGCGCGGAGGAAGTCGCGCAACGCAACGGCGGGGGCATCCCCTGGGAAGAGGTCAAGGCCTGGATCGACGAGGGTCGCCCATGA
- the rpmI gene encoding 50S ribosomal protein L35: MPKIRTHRGTAKRVKVTATGKVLHRHQFSGCGHILSKKTRKRKRNFRKDQPTFKGDLKRLAPMIPYLV; encoded by the coding sequence GTGCCTAAGATTCGCACCCATCGTGGAACCGCAAAGCGCGTCAAAGTGACGGCGACCGGCAAGGTGCTGCATCGCCATCAGTTTAGCGGCTGCGGCCATATTCTCAGCAAGAAGACGCGCAAACGCAAGCGCAACTTCCGTAAGGATCAACCGACGTTCAAGGGCGATTTGAAGCGCCTCGCGCCGATGATCCCGTACTTGGTATAA
- a CDS encoding CoA-acylating methylmalonate-semialdehyde dehydrogenase: MVASTATRVIHHYIDGAPVDAPAARYGDVFDPARGRVQARVAFADAALVDRAVHAAVAAFPGWRDTPLGKRAETLFAFRELLRANTQRFAQIVSSEHGKIVTDAAGEVARALEVVDYACALTQMTKGEFSESVSRNVDTYSIRQPLGVCAGITPFNFPMMVPAWMFAIAIACGNAFVLKPSERDPSAANLVAELWTQAGLPNGVFNVVHGDKVAVDAILAHPQIAAVSFVGSTPIARYVYTTAAANGKRVQALGGAKNHLVVMPDADMDAAADALVSAAYGSAGQRCMAISASVTVGDAHEALLPKIRERIARLKVGPGEDASNDMGPVVNEQARERIVDYIAQGDRAGASLVEDGRALRVSGCEDGFWIGPTLFDRVTPEMTIYTDEIFGPVLVNVRAQNLDEALELINRNPFGNGTSIFTRDGGAAHKFQREVQVGMVGVNVPIPVPVGYYSFGGWKASLFGDLHIYGEDGFRFYTRGKVVTARWDESNAGLNLGFPTHK; the protein is encoded by the coding sequence ATGGTCGCTTCAACCGCCACTCGCGTAATCCATCACTACATCGACGGCGCCCCGGTCGACGCGCCGGCGGCTCGCTACGGCGACGTCTTCGATCCGGCTCGCGGCCGCGTGCAGGCTCGCGTCGCCTTTGCGGATGCGGCGCTCGTCGACCGCGCGGTGCATGCCGCCGTGGCCGCGTTCCCGGGCTGGCGCGACACTCCGCTCGGCAAACGCGCCGAAACGCTCTTTGCGTTCCGCGAACTCCTTCGTGCGAACACGCAGCGCTTCGCGCAGATCGTCTCCTCCGAGCACGGCAAGATCGTCACCGACGCCGCGGGCGAAGTCGCGCGCGCACTCGAGGTCGTGGATTACGCCTGCGCGCTCACCCAGATGACGAAGGGCGAATTCAGCGAAAGCGTTTCGCGCAACGTCGATACGTATTCGATCCGTCAGCCGCTCGGCGTGTGCGCCGGCATCACGCCGTTCAACTTCCCGATGATGGTGCCGGCGTGGATGTTTGCGATTGCGATCGCCTGCGGCAACGCCTTCGTGCTCAAACCCTCCGAGCGCGATCCCTCCGCGGCAAATCTGGTCGCGGAGCTGTGGACGCAAGCCGGCCTGCCCAACGGCGTGTTCAACGTCGTGCACGGCGACAAGGTCGCGGTCGACGCGATCCTCGCGCATCCGCAGATCGCCGCCGTCAGCTTCGTCGGCAGCACGCCGATCGCGCGCTACGTCTATACGACGGCCGCCGCGAACGGCAAGCGCGTGCAGGCGCTGGGCGGAGCGAAGAATCATCTCGTCGTGATGCCGGACGCCGATATGGACGCGGCTGCGGATGCACTGGTCTCCGCTGCGTACGGCTCGGCCGGCCAGCGCTGCATGGCGATCTCGGCCAGCGTCACCGTCGGCGACGCGCACGAAGCGCTCTTGCCGAAGATTCGCGAACGCATCGCGCGACTGAAAGTGGGACCGGGCGAAGACGCGAGCAACGACATGGGGCCGGTCGTCAACGAACAAGCGCGCGAGCGAATCGTCGACTACATCGCGCAGGGCGATCGTGCCGGCGCGAGTTTGGTCGAAGACGGACGCGCGCTGCGGGTGAGCGGCTGCGAGGACGGCTTCTGGATTGGGCCAACGCTCTTCGATCGCGTCACGCCCGAGATGACGATCTACACCGACGAGATCTTCGGGCCGGTGCTGGTCAACGTGCGCGCGCAGAATTTGGACGAAGCGCTCGAGTTGATCAACCGCAACCCGTTCGGCAACGGCACCTCGATTTTTACGCGTGACGGCGGGGCGGCGCACAAATTTCAACGTGAGGTTCAGGTCGGTATGGTCGGCGTCAATGTGCCAATCCCCGTGCCGGTCGGCTACTACAGCTTCGGCGGATGGAAAGCTTCGCTCTTCGGCGATCTGCACATCTACGGCGAAGACGGCTTCCGCTTCTATACGCGCGGCAAGGTCGTGACCGCGCGTTGGGACGAGAGCAACGCCGGCCTCAACCTCGGCTTCCCCACGCACAAGTGA
- the infC gene encoding translation initiation factor IF-3, which produces MGLLRQRHFLFSRERENAIARPLRVNEQIRIRQVRVIDENGEQLGILPTEDALARARTAGLDLIEISPNAQPPVVKIGDYGRLKYEQSKKDKDARKKQRNFELREVKLRPKIETHDYETKARMTERLLLDGSKIKVTIMFRGREITYTAFGRRLLDRMAEDMAPLATVEREPRLEGKNMFMILAPRTTPTGPPKFALHKEHAKDKEEKKEPTSA; this is translated from the coding sequence GTGGGGTTGCTTCGGCAACGCCATTTTTTGTTCTCTCGTGAAAGGGAAAACGCCATAGCCCGACCGCTGCGAGTCAACGAGCAAATCCGTATTCGGCAGGTCCGCGTGATCGACGAAAACGGCGAGCAGCTCGGCATTTTGCCGACCGAGGACGCGCTCGCGCGTGCCCGGACTGCGGGGCTGGATCTGATCGAGATCTCGCCCAACGCACAACCGCCGGTCGTCAAAATCGGCGACTACGGCCGCCTGAAATACGAGCAGTCGAAAAAAGATAAAGACGCCCGCAAGAAACAGCGCAACTTCGAACTCCGCGAGGTCAAGCTGCGCCCGAAAATCGAGACCCACGACTACGAGACGAAGGCGCGCATGACCGAGCGGCTTTTGCTCGACGGAAGCAAGATCAAGGTCACGATCATGTTTCGCGGACGCGAGATCACGTATACGGCGTTCGGCCGGCGGTTACTCGACCGCATGGCCGAAGATATGGCGCCGCTGGCCACGGTCGAACGCGAACCGCGGCTCGAAGGTAAGAACATGTTTATGATTTTGGCGCCCCGCACGACGCCGACGGGTCCGCCCAAGTTCGCGCTGCACAAAGAGCACGCGAAGGACAAGGAAGAAAAGAAGGAGCCTACCAGTGCCTAA
- the preA gene encoding NAD-dependent dihydropyrimidine dehydrogenase subunit PreA, with amino-acid sequence MADLRSTLAGIRSPNPFWLASAPPTNSGYQVMRAFEAGWGGVVWKTLGDPIVNVTSRFAGLDYKQNKMIAMNNIELITDRPLDENLREIRQCKTAFPDRAIVVSLMEACEQHAWHELVKRAQEEDIDGFELNFGCPHGMSERGMGAAVGQHPDLIEAVTAWVKEVARVPVIVKLTPNITDVRVPARAAAAGGADAVSMINTINSLMGVDIDSWNPVPHVDGKSSHGGYCGPAVKPIALNMVNECARDPQVNLPISGIGGVEFWQDAVEFLLLGASNVQVCTAVMHHGFRIIEQLCDGLNTYLDDRGLASVEQLVGAAKNRITTWENLNLNYAIVAQIDQDTCIHCSKCYIACEDAAHQCIDRTVVDGTAILTVDQDHCVGCNLCMMVCPVDECITMVRVENGLPPETWKERSSKIGAALSS; translated from the coding sequence ATGGCCGATCTGCGCAGTACGCTTGCCGGGATTCGAAGCCCGAATCCGTTCTGGCTTGCCTCGGCGCCGCCGACGAACAGCGGGTATCAGGTGATGCGCGCGTTCGAAGCCGGCTGGGGCGGCGTGGTCTGGAAGACGCTCGGAGATCCGATCGTCAACGTCACCTCGCGCTTTGCCGGCCTCGACTACAAGCAGAACAAGATGATCGCGATGAACAACATCGAGCTCATCACCGATCGCCCGTTGGATGAAAATCTGCGTGAGATCCGTCAGTGCAAGACGGCTTTCCCGGATCGTGCGATCGTCGTTTCGCTGATGGAAGCCTGCGAGCAGCATGCTTGGCACGAACTGGTCAAGCGGGCACAAGAAGAAGACATCGACGGCTTCGAGCTCAACTTCGGCTGTCCGCACGGGATGAGCGAACGCGGCATGGGTGCCGCCGTCGGACAGCATCCCGATCTGATCGAGGCGGTGACCGCCTGGGTCAAAGAGGTGGCGCGCGTTCCGGTGATCGTCAAGCTGACGCCCAACATCACCGACGTGCGCGTGCCCGCGCGCGCGGCGGCGGCGGGCGGGGCCGACGCGGTCAGCATGATCAACACGATCAACAGTCTGATGGGCGTCGATATCGATTCCTGGAATCCGGTTCCTCACGTCGACGGCAAGAGTTCGCACGGCGGCTATTGCGGGCCGGCGGTCAAGCCGATCGCGCTCAACATGGTCAACGAATGCGCCCGTGATCCGCAAGTGAACCTGCCGATATCGGGGATCGGCGGTGTGGAGTTCTGGCAGGACGCGGTCGAGTTCTTGCTGCTCGGCGCGAGCAACGTGCAGGTATGCACGGCGGTGATGCACCACGGCTTTCGCATCATCGAGCAGCTCTGCGACGGGCTGAACACCTATCTCGACGATCGCGGGCTCGCGAGCGTCGAACAGCTCGTGGGCGCGGCCAAGAACCGCATCACGACCTGGGAGAATCTCAACCTCAACTATGCGATCGTTGCGCAGATCGATCAAGACACGTGCATCCATTGCAGCAAATGCTACATTGCCTGCGAGGACGCAGCGCACCAGTGCATCGATCGCACCGTCGTCGACGGCACCGCGATCCTCACCGTCGATCAAGATCACTGCGTCGGCTGTAACCTCTGCATGATGGTCTGCCCGGTCGACGAGTGCATTACGATGGTGCGCGTCGAAAACGGCCTCCCGCCGGAAACCTGGAAGGAACGCAGCAGCAAGATCGGCGCCGCTTTGTCATCCTGA